The following proteins are co-located in the Chryseobacterium daecheongense genome:
- a CDS encoding TetR/AcrR family transcriptional regulator — translation MSKAEKTKQFIIETTAPLFNKKGYLSTTLSDITEATGLTKGSIYGNFENKDEVALEAYKYNSTFLSRSMSRSLGEDFPLAVDKLKAIVNFYRKSWKDVFVNGGCPLMNAATESDDTFPILKNQVTLSFQAWIKKISAAIQEGQQSGELNEKVNADEMASLFIMLIEGGILLSKTTGHETYLNLALDRILLIIDQELNIIPS, via the coding sequence ATGTCAAAAGCAGAAAAGACCAAACAGTTCATTATTGAGACTACTGCTCCCTTATTTAATAAGAAAGGCTATCTCTCAACGACGCTTTCGGACATTACGGAAGCAACAGGACTAACAAAGGGCAGTATTTACGGAAATTTTGAAAACAAAGATGAAGTAGCTCTTGAAGCTTACAAGTATAACTCAACTTTTCTGAGTAGAAGCATGTCCAGATCACTAGGAGAAGACTTTCCTCTGGCTGTGGATAAATTAAAAGCTATTGTCAATTTTTACCGTAAAAGCTGGAAGGATGTTTTCGTTAATGGAGGATGCCCGCTGATGAATGCCGCTACAGAGTCTGATGACACTTTTCCTATCCTGAAAAATCAGGTTACTCTATCTTTTCAGGCCTGGATCAAAAAAATTTCAGCAGCTATTCAGGAAGGTCAGCAAAGCGGAGAATTAAATGAAAAAGTAAATGCAGATGAAATGGCCTCATTATTCATTATGCTTATTGAAGGTGGTATACTTCTTTCCAAAACAACAGGTCATGAGACCTATCTGAACCTTGCTTTAGACAGGATCCTTTTAATCATAGACCAGGAACTCAATATTATTCCATCATAA
- a CDS encoding alpha/beta hydrolase: protein MSHNVQPAENDPHILKDIRVFLKDLNSGGGKPIEEMSPEDARQVLVGAQASVNFDYSDIEEFEKKITQDGISLNIHIVKPKGANDNLPVFMFFHGGGWVLGDFPTHKRLVRDLVVKSGAVAVFPDYTPSPEAQYPTAVNQAYAATKWVSENGKEIGVDGSKLAVAGNSVGGNMAAVVALMAKDKNGPELQYQVLLWPVTDSDFTRESYEKYAQERFLTTPLMKWMWDNYTADLEKRKEKYASPNKASLEELKGLPPALIQIAENDILHDEGVAYGRKLDEAGVPTTLAVYKGFIHDYGLLNPIAHIPAIQESLAQAASTIKEALFK from the coding sequence ATGTCACACAATGTTCAACCCGCAGAAAATGATCCCCATATTTTAAAAGATATCCGCGTTTTTCTTAAGGATCTCAACAGTGGAGGCGGAAAACCAATTGAAGAAATGTCTCCTGAAGATGCAAGACAGGTTCTTGTAGGAGCACAAGCCTCTGTAAACTTTGATTATTCAGATATTGAAGAATTTGAAAAAAAGATTACCCAGGACGGAATTTCATTAAATATTCATATTGTAAAACCCAAAGGAGCAAACGATAACCTTCCTGTATTTATGTTTTTCCATGGAGGGGGATGGGTATTAGGAGATTTCCCTACTCATAAAAGATTAGTAAGAGATTTGGTTGTAAAAAGTGGGGCCGTCGCTGTATTCCCTGATTACACTCCATCTCCGGAAGCTCAGTATCCAACTGCTGTTAATCAGGCCTATGCAGCTACAAAATGGGTTTCCGAAAATGGCAAAGAAATCGGAGTGGATGGCTCTAAGCTGGCTGTTGCAGGAAACAGCGTAGGTGGAAATATGGCTGCTGTAGTTGCTCTGATGGCAAAGGATAAAAATGGTCCGGAACTTCAATACCAGGTTTTATTGTGGCCGGTTACTGACTCAGATTTTACAAGAGAATCTTATGAAAAGTATGCGCAGGAAAGATTCTTAACAACTCCGTTAATGAAATGGATGTGGGACAATTATACTGCAGATCTTGAAAAAAGAAAAGAAAAATATGCTTCTCCAAATAAGGCATCTCTTGAAGAGTTAAAAGGATTACCTCCTGCATTGATCCAGATAGCTGAGAATGATATTCTTCATGACGAAGGGGTAGCGTATGGAAGAAAGCTTGATGAAGCCGGTGTTCCTACTACACTTGCAGTGTATAAAGGTTTTATCCATGATTATGGATTATTAAATCCTATAGCTCATATTCCGGCAATTCAGGAATCTCTTGCCCAGGCAGCTTCCACAATAAAAGAAGCTCTCTTTAAATAA
- a CDS encoding OsmC family protein has protein sequence MKRNATAVWNGNIKEGNGHLTTQSTTLNETQYSFNSRFADGVGTNPEELLAAAHAGCFTMKLSAELSQAGFTPEELKTTSVITLDPSIGKITKSELTLTAKVPGLSEEDFQKYAKIAEQGCPVSAAFNFEITLNATLA, from the coding sequence ATGAAACGTAACGCAACAGCCGTTTGGAATGGCAACATCAAAGAAGGAAACGGACACCTAACAACTCAAAGCACCACATTAAATGAAACTCAGTATTCTTTCAACAGCAGATTTGCCGATGGTGTAGGAACAAATCCTGAGGAATTATTGGCGGCTGCCCATGCAGGATGCTTTACCATGAAATTAAGCGCAGAATTATCACAGGCCGGATTTACCCCTGAGGAACTTAAAACAACCTCTGTTATTACTCTTGATCCAAGTATTGGAAAAATTACTAAATCTGAATTGACTTTAACCGCAAAAGTTCCAGGACTTTCAGAAGAAGACTTTCAAAAATATGCTAAAATCGCTGAACAAGGATGCCCGGTAAGTGCCGCTTTCAATTTTGAAATTACACTCAACGCGACTTTAGCATAA
- a CDS encoding AraC family transcriptional regulator → MLRQSFIFEDSYKKFGFDVFSEENLGILKESKLTSEIKIFFIPPGYELSVDFNHYKTTVPTLFFLTNQYLDIKKGNADESILLHYNRDFYCIQIHDKEVACDGILFHNIFEIPKVELNPEEAVIIRNLLKNIKDELEWKQSSNEEMIRTYLKQIIIHSTRKWKKQNLETERVSIPNNDLDVFRDFSRNLEIHFRQKHNVADYAELLHIAPKTLTHKFKNLNLESPNQLIINRILLEAKRLLFYTDKPVKEIAYDLGYEDPAYFNRLFTNKVGSTPAHFKKNYSSGKKYNT, encoded by the coding sequence ATGCTGCGACAAAGTTTTATTTTTGAAGACTCTTATAAAAAATTTGGATTCGATGTTTTTTCTGAAGAAAATCTTGGCATTTTAAAGGAAAGTAAATTGACTTCCGAGATCAAAATCTTCTTTATTCCTCCGGGATATGAATTGAGTGTGGATTTTAACCATTACAAAACTACAGTTCCTACCCTGTTTTTTTTAACCAATCAATATTTGGATATAAAGAAGGGAAATGCTGATGAATCCATATTATTACATTACAACAGAGATTTCTACTGTATTCAGATTCATGATAAGGAAGTGGCCTGTGACGGGATCCTTTTCCATAATATATTTGAAATTCCAAAGGTAGAGCTGAATCCAGAGGAGGCTGTAATTATCAGAAATTTGCTAAAAAATATAAAGGATGAACTTGAATGGAAGCAATCCTCTAACGAAGAAATGATAAGGACCTATTTGAAACAGATCATCATTCATTCTACCAGAAAGTGGAAAAAACAAAACCTGGAAACGGAAAGGGTAAGCATCCCGAATAATGATCTCGATGTATTCAGGGATTTCAGCAGAAACCTTGAAATTCATTTCAGACAAAAACACAATGTGGCCGACTATGCCGAGTTATTGCATATTGCGCCGAAAACATTGACCCACAAGTTTAAAAACCTAAACCTGGAATCTCCCAATCAACTCATTATCAACAGAATTTTGCTGGAGGCAAAAAGACTATTGTTCTATACGGATAAACCGGTAAAAGAAATAGCTTATGATCTTGGCTATGAGGACCCCGCGTACTTTAACAGATTATTCACCAATAAGGTAGGCAGCACACCGGCTCATTTTAAGAAAAATTACTCTTCGGGAAAAAAGTACAATACTTAA
- a CDS encoding glycosyl hydrolase family 18 protein, with amino-acid sequence MRKQKGLAYVHMILIFMCFGFISCQDDNEGTIPKEKTPIEIINSKKFKVTGYFNGLTRGGVIPDYYNLRDIPDGVDIVNLFHRFLGLSNLKRGDRIPGATGEDAKTLTEIISDVQFLKKRGTVVIQTQFANEIFENYKDERKTVKFKNTPEDYDAYAKKVSDSLTKWGIDGVDLDLEPGYTDAGFNAGDWELYIKAFAKYFGPGSNSGKLLIIDTNVGLSELGVSSATLSKIDLIYIQDYWGSEASTDNKIDGYIQAGFPKKNILLISADFESSYSYSNDSQGPLRLKKYYNSTKYQAKAGGYGAYGFNFDKKQDYKIYSEMITSINQLNQ; translated from the coding sequence ATGAGAAAACAAAAGGGGCTTGCTTACGTACATATGATTTTAATTTTTATGTGCTTCGGTTTCATATCCTGCCAGGATGATAATGAAGGAACAATTCCAAAGGAAAAAACTCCGATTGAAATTATCAACAGTAAAAAATTTAAGGTAACAGGATATTTTAATGGATTGACGAGAGGAGGAGTGATACCTGATTACTACAACTTGAGGGATATTCCGGATGGTGTGGATATTGTCAACCTTTTTCATCGTTTTTTGGGCTTAAGTAATTTAAAGAGAGGAGATAGGATTCCCGGAGCCACAGGAGAGGATGCAAAAACATTAACAGAGATCATCAGTGATGTACAATTCCTTAAGAAAAGAGGAACTGTTGTTATTCAGACCCAGTTCGCAAATGAAATCTTCGAAAATTATAAGGATGAACGGAAAACCGTAAAATTTAAAAACACGCCTGAAGATTATGATGCTTACGCAAAAAAGGTCTCAGATTCTTTGACGAAATGGGGGATTGATGGGGTTGATCTGGATCTGGAGCCAGGCTATACGGATGCCGGTTTTAATGCCGGAGATTGGGAACTTTATATTAAGGCCTTTGCTAAATATTTTGGACCGGGATCAAACTCAGGAAAGCTACTCATCATTGATACGAATGTAGGGTTATCAGAATTAGGGGTGTCTAGTGCGACCCTTTCAAAGATCGATCTTATTTATATCCAGGATTATTGGGGAAGTGAAGCATCCACTGATAATAAAATTGATGGTTACATACAAGCCGGTTTTCCAAAGAAAAATATCCTGTTGATTTCTGCTGACTTTGAATCTTCTTATTCTTATAGTAATGATAGCCAGGGACCTTTGAGGTTAAAAAAGTATTACAATTCTACGAAATATCAAGCTAAGGCAGGAGGATATGGTGCTTATGGATTCAATTTTGATAAAAAACAGGACTATAAAATTTATAGTGAAATGATTACCAGCATCAATCAATTAAACCAGTAA
- a CDS encoding AraC family transcriptional regulator — MSGLENILREITPLSPEDSFLVFDRIKTSFDFPYHYHPEIEINFIYKGKGYRRMVGDHTGEIGDIELVLVGPNLPHCWANYRCKNKKTYEIVVQFNQDFFNQSLMQKNILKPISNLIKESIRGILFSKETAEKLKESFLNLSKMNSFESFIEIMKILNELATAENKTLLSSYSIELETFVDSDKMKIIHDFVHKNFENKLTLEGAASLVNMSNVTFNRFIKKRTGKTFVNYLNEIRISYAARWLMEKNLTISEIAFEAGFNNIANFNKVFKSLKKTTPTEFREQFKGVKKIE, encoded by the coding sequence ATGAGCGGATTAGAAAATATTTTGAGAGAAATAACTCCGTTATCTCCCGAGGACAGTTTTCTTGTATTTGACCGGATAAAAACCTCATTTGATTTCCCGTATCATTACCACCCGGAAATTGAAATTAACTTTATCTACAAAGGGAAGGGATACCGTCGGATGGTAGGGGACCATACCGGAGAGATCGGAGATATTGAATTGGTGCTGGTTGGCCCTAATCTTCCTCACTGTTGGGCAAATTACCGATGTAAGAACAAAAAAACATATGAAATTGTAGTACAATTTAATCAGGATTTTTTCAACCAATCCCTGATGCAGAAGAATATTCTCAAACCGATCAGCAATCTTATCAAAGAGTCTATAAGAGGCATCCTGTTTTCGAAGGAGACGGCTGAAAAGCTGAAAGAGTCTTTTCTTAATCTTTCGAAGATGAATAGTTTTGAATCTTTTATTGAGATCATGAAAATCCTGAATGAACTGGCAACAGCTGAAAACAAAACATTATTATCCTCTTACAGTATTGAGCTGGAAACATTTGTGGATAGTGATAAAATGAAGATCATCCATGATTTTGTGCATAAGAATTTTGAAAATAAACTTACTCTTGAAGGCGCTGCTTCTCTGGTCAATATGAGCAATGTTACGTTCAACAGGTTCATTAAAAAAAGGACGGGCAAAACTTTTGTGAATTACCTTAATGAGATCAGGATCAGTTATGCCGCACGGTGGCTGATGGAAAAGAATCTTACCATATCTGAAATTGCATTTGAAGCAGGTTTCAATAATATTGCCAATTTTAATAAGGTCTTTAAATCGCTCAAAAAAACAACACCTACAGAATTCAGAGAACAGTTCAAGGGAGTAAAGAAAATAGAATGA
- a CDS encoding SusC/RagA family TonB-linked outer membrane protein, with the protein MRKTAVPVLLAFSVFGYAQVKKPADSTKTADIEEVVVTSLGIKKQARSLTYSSQQIGGDELTAVKTPNLLNSINGKVSNVQINRTNGVGSSVRVVMRGNKSVSNSQPLYVIDGIPIINDAGKAPEISQYSSMPDAGDVLSSINPDDIESINFLKGASASALYGSAGGNGAILITTKKGKVGRSSISYSSSFSVERAYSLPKLQHSYLSYDPSVSGDAPGASVQSWGAKGSSKDYLKDFLQNGTTWVNSLSFQSGNEKSTNYFSIGNTTNKGVVPLSYFDQYNVSFRNSSKFLDDKLTLDANFIGSLQNSINRQSPGVSFSPLTSLYWLPRGVDFDQYGPDNYSYIDKNRLLPAQNWWEVKPDGSFKGNPATQNPYWILNRDKVTVNNKNTYSAVALSYQINPWLTARVRGNYSWSISDSQRGISAYSDPALLANGTNGRLLRNTYENSSTYGDVLLVGSPKLSEDFSLDFTVGGSINTSRNKVTQIDNSYLVTPNLFSLNNLLWPGNRAPGDGYHYIYYNLKKQVQSVFASASVGYKNMLYVDMTFRNDWDSTLALTGRKGFDYESIGANAILSSVFKLPEVINFWKIRASYATVGLGLPPNISNAMLEYNKGYSFGVDAGTIVYPKSSFVTDPRYKDLFPKPELNKTFEAGTELRLLRNRLNFDFTYYDSNATNQLLETLISSNLGGIPTGSYYINAGKIQNTGFESSLSYKVFNTGKFDWTTTLNGSVNRNKIVELFPSSLNIPQDQLFSLTGGGNYTKMKLGGSFGDIYGIKYQRDAQGRILVDKDGIPLATTGSLGYLGNPNPKFILGFNNSFNIGKLGISFLVDGKFGGQVLSLTEKANDVYGVSKASADARDAGGVSIPNSVYAPGTPNAGQAYNGKTDAKAYYKAVGGIENNTGIDEAYMYSATTVRLRQASISYTFDVNSKYMKSATLSLVGTNLFFFYKKAPFDPEQVSGNTPGGVGVDSFGLPITRSIGLSLKANF; encoded by the coding sequence ATGAGAAAAACTGCCGTACCGGTTTTATTAGCTTTTTCTGTGTTTGGATATGCACAAGTAAAAAAGCCTGCCGATTCAACTAAAACAGCCGACATCGAAGAGGTTGTTGTGACGTCTTTGGGGATCAAAAAACAAGCCCGTTCTTTAACTTACTCCAGCCAACAGATTGGAGGAGATGAACTGACGGCGGTAAAGACTCCCAACCTTTTAAACTCAATCAATGGGAAAGTTTCCAATGTGCAGATCAATAGAACCAATGGTGTAGGGAGTTCCGTAAGAGTAGTAATGAGGGGAAACAAATCTGTTTCTAATAGTCAGCCATTGTATGTAATTGATGGAATTCCTATTATCAATGATGCAGGGAAAGCTCCTGAAATCAGCCAGTACTCGAGCATGCCGGATGCAGGAGATGTATTAAGCTCCATCAATCCGGATGATATTGAAAGCATCAACTTCCTTAAAGGAGCTTCAGCTTCAGCTCTATATGGTTCTGCGGGAGGTAATGGAGCAATACTTATTACGACAAAAAAAGGGAAAGTAGGTAGAAGCTCGATCAGTTATAGCTCTAGTTTCAGTGTAGAAAGAGCATATAGTCTTCCTAAGTTACAGCACAGTTATTTGTCTTATGATCCGTCTGTATCAGGTGATGCTCCGGGGGCTTCTGTGCAGAGTTGGGGAGCAAAAGGGTCTTCAAAGGATTATTTAAAAGATTTTCTACAAAATGGAACAACATGGGTGAATAGCCTTTCTTTTCAATCTGGAAATGAGAAATCAACCAATTATTTTTCGATAGGAAATACAACTAATAAAGGAGTCGTTCCCCTTTCCTATTTTGATCAATATAATGTTTCTTTCAGAAACTCGAGTAAATTTCTCGATGATAAACTAACATTAGATGCTAACTTTATAGGCTCTTTACAGAATAGTATAAACAGACAATCTCCAGGGGTATCTTTCTCTCCTTTAACGAGTTTGTATTGGCTACCAAGAGGAGTAGATTTTGATCAATATGGCCCAGATAACTATTCTTATATTGATAAAAACAGATTACTGCCGGCACAAAACTGGTGGGAGGTAAAACCTGACGGATCCTTTAAAGGAAATCCGGCTACACAGAATCCATATTGGATATTGAACAGGGATAAGGTTACAGTAAATAACAAAAATACCTACAGTGCCGTTGCTTTATCTTACCAGATCAACCCATGGTTAACAGCAAGAGTTCGAGGGAACTATAGTTGGAGTATTTCAGATAGCCAAAGAGGAATTTCAGCGTATTCAGATCCTGCTTTGTTAGCCAATGGTACTAATGGAAGGCTTCTTAGAAATACATATGAAAATTCTTCTACTTATGGAGATGTTTTGTTGGTGGGTAGTCCTAAGTTGAGTGAGGATTTTTCTTTAGACTTTACAGTAGGAGGAAGTATTAATACCTCGAGAAATAAAGTTACTCAAATCGATAATTCCTATTTGGTAACCCCCAACTTATTTTCATTAAATAACCTTTTGTGGCCAGGAAACAGAGCACCTGGTGATGGATATCATTATATTTATTACAATCTCAAAAAACAAGTGCAATCTGTTTTTGCCAGCGCTTCCGTTGGGTACAAAAATATGTTATATGTTGATATGACATTTAGAAATGACTGGGATTCTACTCTGGCCTTAACGGGCAGAAAAGGATTTGATTACGAGTCCATAGGAGCCAATGCCATATTATCCTCAGTCTTTAAGCTTCCTGAGGTTATTAATTTCTGGAAAATAAGAGCTTCTTATGCGACAGTTGGGCTTGGGTTACCGCCAAATATATCGAATGCAATGTTAGAATATAACAAAGGTTATTCTTTTGGGGTAGATGCGGGAACAATTGTATATCCTAAGAGTTCTTTTGTTACAGATCCACGTTATAAGGATTTGTTTCCAAAACCTGAATTGAATAAAACATTTGAGGCGGGTACTGAATTAAGATTACTAAGAAACAGACTTAATTTTGATTTCACGTATTACGACTCTAATGCGACGAATCAATTACTAGAAACACTGATTTCTTCCAATTTAGGGGGTATTCCTACCGGTTCATATTACATTAATGCTGGAAAAATACAAAATACAGGTTTTGAATCTTCATTGTCTTATAAGGTTTTCAATACAGGAAAATTTGACTGGACCACAACATTGAATGGGTCCGTGAACAGAAACAAGATCGTTGAATTGTTTCCTTCAAGCCTGAATATTCCGCAAGATCAACTGTTTTCATTAACAGGTGGTGGAAATTATACAAAAATGAAATTAGGTGGATCGTTTGGTGATATTTATGGAATTAAATACCAAAGAGATGCGCAGGGACGTATTTTGGTGGATAAAGATGGTATTCCATTGGCGACTACAGGGAGCCTTGGATACTTAGGGAATCCGAATCCTAAATTTATTTTAGGTTTCAATAATAGTTTTAATATTGGTAAGTTAGGTATTTCCTTCCTTGTTGATGGAAAATTCGGAGGACAGGTACTATCACTTACTGAAAAAGCAAATGATGTATATGGTGTAAGCAAAGCTTCTGCGGATGCTCGTGATGCTGGTGGGGTATCTATCCCAAATTCTGTGTATGCACCGGGAACGCCTAATGCAGGACAGGCTTATAATGGCAAAACTGATGCAAAAGCTTATTATAAAGCTGTGGGAGGAATTGAAAATAATACAGGGATTGACGAAGCCTATATGTATAGTGCTACCACGGTGCGTTTACGTCAGGCATCGATCTCATATACCTTTGACGTGAATTCAAAATATATGAAAAGTGCAACATTAAGTCTGGTAGGGACTAACCTGTTTTTCTTCTATAAAAAAGCGCCGTTTGATCCTGAGCAGGTATCAGGAAATACACCGGGTGGAGTAGGAGTAGATTCATTTGGTTTGCCAATCACAAGATCTATAGGATTATCATTAAAAGCTAACTTCTAA
- a CDS encoding SusD/RagB family nutrient-binding outer membrane lipoprotein, giving the protein MKIINIKTWVLGAIVLASASGCTSELDQYNQEKLGGPENFYADFKLVVDPLVSMQRGLQSDYQLYPNLSADMFSGMFSTASQFNGGKNNMTYYMMDGWNNRIIARQQDIFNYAINMDNAAKNIYAGIDFTGTLAVKKILRVVTAARVSDNHGPVVYSKYDTPNANGTTDFDSQQSAYNQFIIDLTSAINDLQAIQNSPATKNVEDKSALKKADLVYQGNMGKWAKLANSLKLRLAMRMSYADPAKSKQYAEEALASPAGLITDNEDNALISVGQSELSFIIYSWGDCLIGAPLMAYMNGYNDPRLPAYAIPATDSNPQINGKYIGIRQGIDLLNGKSTYGGFSQPQAKSAAGDYFSATDGKMKLFTAAETWFLKAEAALRGYAGAGAIQADYETGIQQSFGEWGKSASVATYLANTTATEAPYVDPKNAANNIGVGHPELSTITIAWNNADSNERKLERIITQKWLALYPNGPEAWAEQRRTDYPILFKVRQNDSGGLISTDAMIRRIPFTVDTKNSLFNYPQALQYLGGADTGGTKLWWDKKP; this is encoded by the coding sequence ATGAAAATCATTAATATAAAAACATGGGTACTAGGTGCAATAGTATTAGCTTCTGCTTCCGGATGTACCAGTGAACTTGATCAATATAATCAGGAAAAGTTAGGAGGCCCTGAAAATTTTTATGCCGATTTTAAACTAGTGGTAGACCCGTTGGTATCTATGCAGAGAGGACTGCAGTCAGATTATCAGCTCTATCCCAATCTAAGTGCAGATATGTTTAGCGGTATGTTCAGTACAGCATCACAGTTTAATGGAGGTAAGAATAATATGACCTATTATATGATGGATGGATGGAACAATAGGATTATTGCCAGACAGCAGGACATTTTTAACTATGCTATCAACATGGATAATGCTGCTAAAAATATATATGCAGGAATAGATTTTACGGGAACACTCGCTGTGAAAAAAATACTAAGAGTTGTTACAGCTGCAAGGGTTTCCGATAACCATGGCCCGGTTGTGTATAGTAAATACGACACACCAAATGCTAATGGAACTACAGATTTTGATTCTCAGCAAAGCGCGTATAATCAATTTATTATTGATCTTACTTCTGCAATAAATGACCTTCAAGCCATACAGAATAGCCCGGCAACAAAAAATGTAGAAGATAAATCAGCATTAAAAAAGGCAGACTTAGTATACCAGGGAAATATGGGTAAATGGGCTAAGCTGGCCAACTCATTGAAGTTGAGGTTAGCAATGCGTATGAGTTATGCAGATCCTGCAAAATCAAAACAATATGCTGAAGAAGCACTTGCGTCACCAGCAGGATTGATCACTGACAATGAAGATAATGCTTTGATCAGTGTGGGTCAATCGGAATTGAGTTTTATCATTTATTCGTGGGGAGACTGTCTTATAGGGGCGCCATTAATGGCTTATATGAACGGATATAACGATCCAAGGCTTCCTGCCTATGCTATTCCGGCAACAGACAGCAATCCACAGATCAATGGTAAATACATAGGAATACGACAAGGTATCGATTTATTGAACGGAAAATCTACGTATGGTGGTTTTTCTCAGCCACAGGCAAAATCAGCAGCCGGAGATTATTTTTCTGCAACAGATGGTAAAATGAAACTGTTTACCGCAGCTGAAACATGGTTCCTTAAAGCGGAGGCTGCATTGAGAGGGTATGCTGGAGCAGGAGCAATCCAGGCAGATTACGAGACAGGTATTCAACAATCATTTGGAGAGTGGGGAAAAAGTGCAAGTGTTGCTACCTATCTCGCCAATACAACAGCTACAGAAGCTCCCTATGTTGATCCGAAAAATGCGGCGAATAATATTGGGGTAGGACATCCTGAGCTGAGTACCATTACCATTGCATGGAACAATGCAGATTCTAATGAAAGGAAATTGGAAAGAATCATTACTCAAAAATGGCTTGCCCTTTATCCGAACGGACCTGAAGCCTGGGCAGAACAAAGAAGAACCGATTATCCGATCCTTTTCAAAGTAAGACAAAATGATAGTGGAGGGTTAATCAGTACAGATGCGATGATTCGCAGAATTCCTTTCACGGTAGATACCAAGAATTCTTTATTCAACTATCCTCAGGCATTACAATATTTAGGAGGAGCAGACACTGGAGGAACAAAACTTTGGTGGGATAAGAAGCCATAA
- a CDS encoding MFS transporter, with protein MVKNTSGTRSIQPIFWISSLYFAMGVPFVTINAVSGIMYKDMGVSDSKIAFWTALILFSWTLKPLWSPFLEIYKTKKFFVVFTQFAIGILFALIALSLPMPDFFKYSIALFAVVAFCGATHDIAADGTYINFLTNKEQAKYIGWQGAFYNLAKIISSGVLVYFAGVLEKTKGVTHAWMIIMGVYALLFFILAVYHYSVLPNENKLEKQKNGKTAGNVRQELLEVITSFFKKRNILWSVLFIILYRFAEGFAIKIAPLFFKAPRTSGGLGLSTSDIGLIYGTYGSAAFILGSVLAGYFISARGLKRSLIWLCCAFNIPFVVYALLAHYQPDTLLPVSVAVVVEYFGYGFGFVGLMLYMMQQIAPGKHKTAHYAFATGIMNLGVMIPGMFSGMISDWIGYKMFFVWVLIATIPAFLVTLVAPFPYPEKQKEQ; from the coding sequence ATGGTAAAAAACACTTCCGGAACCCGTTCTATACAACCGATATTCTGGATCTCGTCATTATATTTTGCAATGGGAGTACCTTTTGTAACCATTAATGCTGTTTCCGGAATTATGTATAAGGATATGGGTGTTTCGGACTCAAAGATTGCTTTCTGGACAGCTCTCATTTTATTTTCATGGACATTAAAACCATTGTGGAGCCCTTTCCTTGAAATTTATAAGACAAAAAAGTTCTTTGTAGTTTTTACCCAGTTTGCCATAGGAATTCTTTTTGCGCTAATTGCGTTAAGTCTGCCTATGCCAGATTTTTTTAAGTACAGCATTGCCCTCTTTGCTGTAGTCGCCTTTTGCGGAGCAACACATGATATCGCAGCGGACGGAACTTATATTAATTTTCTTACCAATAAAGAACAGGCAAAATATATAGGATGGCAAGGTGCATTTTATAATCTGGCCAAAATTATCAGCAGTGGAGTCCTCGTTTATTTTGCAGGCGTTTTGGAAAAAACCAAAGGCGTTACGCATGCCTGGATGATCATTATGGGAGTATACGCCCTGCTATTTTTTATTCTTGCCGTCTATCATTATTCTGTTTTACCCAACGAAAACAAGCTTGAAAAGCAAAAGAACGGAAAAACGGCCGGCAATGTCCGACAGGAACTTCTGGAAGTCATCACTTCTTTTTTCAAAAAACGAAATATACTCTGGTCGGTATTATTTATTATTTTATATCGTTTTGCAGAGGGATTTGCTATCAAAATTGCGCCCTTATTTTTCAAAGCACCAAGAACCTCCGGAGGCTTGGGGTTATCTACTTCTGATATAGGGCTTATTTACGGAACCTATGGTTCTGCAGCATTTATTTTAGGGTCGGTGCTGGCTGGATACTTTATTTCAGCCCGGGGCCTTAAAAGATCATTGATCTGGTTATGCTGCGCATTTAATATTCCATTTGTTGTGTATGCTTTATTGGCTCACTATCAGCCGGATACATTGCTTCCTGTAAGTGTTGCTGTGGTTGTGGAATACTTTGGTTACGGGTTCGGTTTCGTTGGACTTATGTTGTATATGATGCAGCAGATTGCACCTGGTAAACATAAAACGGCCCATTATGCATTTGCAACAGGGATCATGAATCTTGGAGTTATGATTCCCGGCATGTTCAGTGGAATGATCAGTGACTGGATAGGATACAAAATGTTTTTCGTATGGGTTTTGATCGCTACGATTCCGGCATTTTTGGTCACTTTAGTTGCACCGTTTCCTTATCCGGAAAAACAAAAAGAACAATAA